From Anopheles darlingi chromosome 2, idAnoDarlMG_H_01, whole genome shotgun sequence, the proteins below share one genomic window:
- the LOC125951414 gene encoding dynein light chain 1, cytoplasmic yields MSDRKAVIKNADMGEEMQQDAVDCATQALEKYNIEKDIAAYIKKEFDKKYNPTWHCIVGRNFGSYVTHETRHFIYFYLGQVAILLFKSG; encoded by the exons ATGAGTGACCGCAAGGCAGTAATCAAGAATGCGGACATGGGCGAGGAAATGCAGCAGGACGCTGTGGACTGTGCAACGCAGGCCCTGGAAAAATACAACATTGAAAAG GATATTGCCGCCTACATAAAGAAGGAATTCGACAAGAAGTACAACCCGACCTGGCATTGTATCGTTGGCCGGAACTTTGGATCGTATGTGACGCACGAAACACGCCATTTCATCTACTTCTATCTAGGCCAGGTTGCCATCCTATTATTTAAGAGCGGTTAA